From a region of the Paenibacillus sp. R14(2021) genome:
- a CDS encoding MTH1187 family thiamine-binding protein, producing MAIVQVTIVPLGTGSTSVSAYVAAVVGVLEQAKEAIHYELTSMSTIIEGELDDVLAVVRRMHEVPFQQGAMRVSTSMTIDDRRDVRGSMEQKLRSVEEKLKS from the coding sequence ATGGCAATCGTACAGGTAACAATCGTTCCGCTCGGCACGGGCTCAACTAGCGTGAGCGCCTATGTCGCAGCCGTAGTCGGCGTTCTGGAGCAGGCGAAGGAAGCCATCCATTACGAATTGACGTCGATGAGCACGATAATCGAAGGGGAGCTGGATGATGTGCTAGCCGTAGTCCGGAGGATGCATGAAGTGCCGTTCCAGCAAGGGGCGATGCGCGTGTCGACTTCGATGACAATCGATGACCGCCGGGATGTGAGAGGCTCGATGGAGCAGAAGCTGCGCTCGGTCGAGGAGAAATTGAAGTCGTAA
- a CDS encoding DUF421 domain-containing protein, with amino-acid sequence MLIEGGKLLEENMKKNKYTLDSLNEMLREKEIFNISEVEYALLENSGKLSVLKKKQYRNLTLHDLHSPASNPSAFPIELIMDGMLIKEHLRDANITLHALEKAISAKGHHLKDVFYAVRGSDNKLYFDFYQDKLDKPLDKE; translated from the coding sequence GTGTTGATCGAAGGCGGCAAGCTGCTCGAAGAAAACATGAAAAAAAATAAATACACCTTGGACTCCTTGAATGAAATGCTTCGAGAGAAAGAGATATTCAATATTTCGGAAGTCGAGTATGCACTGCTGGAAAATAGCGGGAAGCTATCCGTGCTTAAGAAAAAACAATACCGAAACCTCACGCTGCATGACCTTCATTCGCCCGCTTCAAATCCATCCGCTTTTCCAATTGAGCTCATTATGGACGGGATGTTGATCAAAGAGCATCTCCGTGATGCCAATATAACGCTGCATGCATTGGAAAAGGCCATTTCGGCTAAAGGACATCATTTAAAGGACGTGTTTTATGCCGTACGCGGGAGTGATAATAAGCTTTATTTTGACTTCTATCAAGATAAGTTAGATAAACCGTTGGATAAAGAATAA
- a CDS encoding histidine phosphatase family protein, whose product MICKIRCAIVAIVLLVLLPQMAAASGNRAEQAPVSSSLLQSLQQGGYILYVRHGEANEGEDQPNLTFRDCSTQRNLSQAGKEEAIAYGETLRRLHIPVLAPVLASPFCRTRETAELAFGQEKVQVDPFWISIYRLSGDVPLEEQATTLSALTYFLEKIPKKGSNQVIIAHSFPKGIGLGEISNLGSVVVKPKGIGKGYEIIDRISLQELSSIR is encoded by the coding sequence ATGATATGCAAAATACGATGTGCGATTGTGGCTATTGTTCTGCTCGTCCTGCTGCCGCAAATGGCAGCCGCTTCGGGCAATCGTGCGGAACAAGCCCCCGTTAGTTCTTCGTTGCTCCAATCGCTTCAGCAGGGAGGATACATCCTATACGTTAGACATGGCGAAGCGAACGAGGGCGAGGATCAGCCTAATCTAACGTTCCGTGATTGTTCGACCCAAAGGAATTTATCCCAAGCGGGGAAGGAAGAAGCCATTGCTTATGGCGAGACCCTTCGGCGGCTGCATATTCCCGTACTTGCTCCCGTTCTGGCCAGTCCATTCTGCCGCACCAGAGAGACGGCAGAGCTGGCATTTGGACAAGAGAAGGTTCAGGTCGATCCATTTTGGATAAGCATCTATCGCTTAAGCGGTGATGTCCCCTTGGAAGAACAGGCGACTACATTATCGGCATTGACTTATTTTCTGGAAAAAATACCTAAAAAAGGAAGTAATCAAGTTATTATTGCACATAGCTTTCCAAAGGGTATTGGCTTAGGCGAAATCTCAAATTTAGGTTCGGTCGTCGTGAAACCTAAAGGAATCGGCAAAGGCTATGAGATCATTGACCGGATATCATTGCAGGAGTTATCCAGCATTCGTTAA
- a CDS encoding ferritin-like domain-containing protein, which yields MHFLQYTPINGYWNDDRQTMSYKTLQEALALVKQSVQGEREDELFYDYLISVAPTKEEQAIIVSIRDDERKHNQMFRKIYYDLTGQTIPVTQDAAFEKPQSFTEGVKKAFFGELSAMERYRIIRAGMPNRYYRDMVFEILTDEMKHADKYNYIMILESKSRE from the coding sequence ATGCATTTTCTTCAATATACCCCGATAAACGGGTATTGGAATGATGATCGTCAAACGATGTCATACAAAACGCTGCAGGAAGCACTAGCTCTCGTCAAACAGTCGGTTCAGGGAGAACGCGAAGATGAATTGTTTTACGATTACTTAATATCCGTTGCCCCTACCAAGGAAGAACAAGCGATCATCGTTTCGATAAGAGACGATGAACGCAAGCATAATCAAATGTTCAGGAAAATTTATTATGATTTGACGGGGCAAACGATCCCGGTGACGCAAGACGCTGCTTTCGAGAAGCCGCAGTCTTTTACCGAAGGCGTAAAAAAGGCGTTTTTCGGAGAGCTAAGCGCCATGGAGCGTTATCGGATTATCCGTGCGGGCATGCCGAACCGTTATTACCGGGATATGGTGTTCGAAATTTTAACGGACGAAATGAAGCATGCCGACAAGTACAATTATATTATGATCCTCGAATCGAAAAGCAGGGAATAG
- a CDS encoding response regulator transcription factor, translated as MRVLVVEDDASLLRIIRDVFESESFSTDGAETGDEGFYLAEQAIHDLIVLDIMLPGMSGFEIVRKLRMQSIRVPIILLTAKDAVEDRVAGLDAGADDYVTKPFAVSELLARARAVLRRRGTLGHEGELTCGPIRLVPANREGYSGDTPLQLTATEYELLEFFLCHKNQILTREQIFDRVWGFDSGSATTAVDVYVHLLRKKLSAAGADHFLRTVRGVGYIVKGEPDVH; from the coding sequence ATGCGCGTCCTAGTGGTGGAAGACGACGCTTCTCTTCTTCGGATTATCCGCGACGTATTCGAAAGCGAATCCTTCTCGACGGACGGTGCGGAGACAGGCGACGAGGGATTCTATTTGGCCGAGCAGGCCATCCATGATTTAATCGTACTCGATATCATGCTGCCTGGGATGAGCGGCTTTGAAATCGTCAGAAAATTACGAATGCAGTCGATCCGCGTCCCGATTATATTGTTGACGGCTAAAGACGCCGTGGAGGATCGCGTAGCCGGCTTGGATGCGGGAGCGGACGATTACGTGACGAAGCCGTTCGCAGTCTCGGAATTATTGGCAAGAGCTCGTGCTGTCTTAAGAAGGCGAGGCACCCTTGGTCATGAAGGCGAGCTGACATGCGGTCCCATCCGTTTAGTTCCTGCCAATAGAGAAGGTTACAGCGGCGATACGCCGCTGCAACTGACTGCCACGGAGTACGAGCTGCTCGAATTCTTCCTATGTCATAAAAATCAGATTCTAACCCGTGAACAGATATTTGATCGCGTGTGGGGATTTGATTCAGGTTCAGCCACAACGGCCGTTGACGTATATGTACACCTCCTGCGCAAAAAGCTCTCCGCCGCTGGCGCAGACCATTTCCTTCGAACCGTGCGAGGAGTCGGTTATATCGTGAAGGGAGAACCCGATGTTCACTAG
- a CDS encoding cell wall metabolism sensor histidine kinase WalK codes for MFTSIHKRLVILNAAVILLILAVLSTLIFVHMRYRLFHDTDEILKLSEHRIQSLHNLSEPLHSGHADPEQDETTTYLFWNAEGELVGQLPAQSFASEIAEQFRSSANAASLRTVTAGKHSYRVLQFPNDDQKPYFIVSVGIVRSLDDAKSTLRSLTWDIAAAIIAGVVISILSGLFLARRALIPIRNSWEKQQRFVADASHELRTPTAVIQAQTELLLRYPAHSIEQESAHIAVILKESNRMNRLLGDLLTLARSDSNQLQIQSSAIALDVLLQELSEQFRLLSSTKEIEIVTDVQKPLSIWGDEGRVRQLLIILLDNALKYTPASGRIEVVGQYRSNFVFIGVMDTGCGISEADLPYVFDRFYRGDKARSRAEGGTGLGLSIAKWIVDAHGGMIRIDSRVNAGTRVELFLPRKKRGKPPSS; via the coding sequence ATGTTCACTAGCATTCACAAACGTCTGGTCATCCTGAATGCCGCGGTCATCCTGCTGATACTTGCAGTACTGAGCACGCTTATATTCGTGCATATGCGTTATCGTCTATTTCACGACACTGATGAAATTTTGAAGCTCTCGGAGCACAGGATTCAATCTCTTCACAACCTTTCGGAACCGCTTCATTCCGGCCATGCGGATCCCGAGCAGGATGAAACGACAACCTACTTATTCTGGAACGCAGAGGGCGAGCTAGTAGGGCAGCTTCCCGCACAATCCTTCGCTTCGGAAATTGCGGAACAATTCAGATCATCCGCGAACGCGGCCTCGCTTCGAACGGTTACCGCAGGCAAGCATAGCTACAGAGTTTTACAATTTCCGAATGACGATCAGAAACCGTATTTCATCGTTTCCGTCGGAATCGTAAGGAGCCTGGACGATGCGAAGAGCACGCTCCGATCCTTGACATGGGATATTGCCGCTGCCATTATTGCAGGCGTGGTCATTTCCATTCTAAGCGGTTTGTTTTTAGCCAGGCGCGCGCTAATCCCCATACGAAATTCCTGGGAGAAACAGCAACGCTTCGTTGCGGACGCCTCGCATGAATTGCGGACGCCGACGGCGGTCATTCAAGCGCAAACAGAGCTTCTGCTCCGGTATCCCGCGCATTCGATCGAACAGGAAAGCGCGCATATTGCCGTCATATTGAAGGAAAGTAACCGGATGAACAGGCTTTTGGGCGACCTGTTGACCCTGGCCCGCTCCGATTCCAATCAGCTGCAGATCCAATCGTCCGCGATCGCGCTGGATGTCTTGCTCCAGGAGTTATCGGAGCAATTTCGGCTATTATCGAGCACCAAGGAAATTGAAATCGTAACCGATGTCCAGAAACCGCTGTCCATTTGGGGAGACGAAGGCAGAGTTCGCCAGCTTCTGATCATCCTGCTGGATAATGCGCTCAAATATACGCCTGCCTCGGGACGGATCGAAGTCGTCGGCCAATACCGTTCCAACTTCGTTTTTATCGGCGTGATGGATACGGGCTGCGGTATTTCGGAGGCTGATCTGCCTTATGTTTTTGACCGGTTTTATCGCGGTGATAAAGCAAGATCGCGGGCCGAAGGAGGGACAGGACTCGGGTTGTCCATCGCGAAATGGATTGTGGACGCGCATGGCGGCATGATCCGAATCGATTCGAGAGTGAACGCGGGCACCAGAGTCGAGCTCTTCTTACCCAGAAAAAAGCGAGGGAAGCCCCCCTCATCATGA
- a CDS encoding alkaline phosphatase family protein, whose product MKKWTFKIPIAVLGSLVFSSLFHSPNHAAGENPLQQAQPDHIVIVIEENHAYRQIVGNSSAPFMNQLFKEGASLTNHYATRHPSQPNYLDLFSGSTQGVTDDKTPKQTFQADNLAAELIRHGFTFAGYSEGLPKAGFNGAYDLKTGYARKHNPWVNFTNVPASANLPFSSFPQDYSKLPTVSFVIPNLMHDLHDGTVKEADDWLKSNLSGYVMWAKKHNSMLILTWDEDDFSARNKIPTVLAGPMVKTMKVTQKSNHYSILRTIEDLYGLPYAGHSKQSKALNVFKR is encoded by the coding sequence ATGAAAAAATGGACCTTTAAAATACCGATCGCGGTGCTAGGCAGCCTTGTTTTCTCCTCCTTGTTTCACAGCCCCAATCATGCGGCAGGAGAGAATCCGCTTCAACAAGCGCAGCCGGATCACATCGTGATCGTTATCGAAGAAAACCACGCCTATCGGCAAATCGTCGGCAATTCATCGGCGCCTTTCATGAATCAACTATTCAAAGAAGGAGCAAGCTTGACCAACCACTATGCGACCCGCCATCCGAGCCAGCCGAATTACTTGGATCTCTTCTCGGGCTCCACGCAAGGTGTCACAGATGATAAAACCCCAAAGCAAACTTTTCAAGCCGATAACCTGGCAGCTGAGTTGATCCGTCATGGATTCACGTTCGCCGGTTACTCCGAAGGCTTGCCCAAGGCTGGATTCAACGGGGCGTATGACTTGAAAACCGGGTATGCCCGAAAGCATAATCCTTGGGTCAATTTCACGAATGTCCCCGCCAGCGCGAACTTACCATTCTCCAGCTTTCCGCAAGATTATTCCAAGCTGCCGACCGTATCGTTCGTGATTCCGAATCTGATGCATGATCTTCATGACGGCACCGTGAAAGAAGCTGACGATTGGTTAAAGTCAAACCTGAGCGGATACGTGATGTGGGCGAAAAAACACAACAGCATGCTCATTCTTACCTGGGACGAGGATGATTTCAGCGCAAGGAACAAAATTCCAACTGTACTCGCAGGACCAATGGTCAAGACGATGAAAGTAACGCAGAAATCAAATCACTACTCCATCCTTCGTACGATCGAGGACTTATACGGCCTTCCATATGCAGGACACAGCAAGCAATCGAAAGCATTGAACGTGTTCAAAAGGTAA
- a CDS encoding HAD family hydrolase has protein sequence MDLKDMDWIFFDVGDTLVDESFPIEDSINQFVEQARRRGYGFGSEEVRQAVMDAHRRFVSFPMRDVMEQLIPTEEERSIIRSGMKYRKELEQPFPDAKPLLERLSAVCRIGVIANQSVGTAGRLETYGMLPYISAVFSSAEAGLSKPDPRFYELALRETQCLPSKAVMVGDRIDNDIIPAKEVGMHTIWVKQGFARLQESPGAKAMPDLTLDRLAEMNRLI, from the coding sequence TTGGATTTAAAAGATATGGATTGGATTTTCTTTGATGTCGGCGATACGCTTGTGGACGAGTCCTTCCCCATCGAGGACAGTATCAACCAATTCGTGGAGCAAGCAAGGCGGCGAGGCTACGGCTTCGGCAGCGAGGAGGTCAGGCAGGCGGTGATGGATGCGCACCGGAGGTTTGTATCGTTCCCAATGCGGGATGTGATGGAACAGTTGATCCCGACGGAAGAAGAGCGATCGATTATTCGAAGCGGCATGAAATACCGCAAGGAGCTCGAGCAGCCGTTTCCCGATGCGAAGCCGCTGCTGGAGCGCTTAAGCGCCGTATGCCGCATTGGCGTCATTGCCAATCAGAGCGTCGGCACCGCAGGACGCCTGGAAACCTACGGCATGCTGCCTTATATTTCGGCCGTGTTCTCTTCCGCCGAAGCGGGCTTGTCCAAACCGGATCCGCGATTCTACGAGCTTGCGCTTCGGGAAACACAATGTCTTCCGAGCAAAGCCGTCATGGTCGGAGACCGCATCGATAACGATATCATACCGGCTAAAGAAGTCGGCATGCATACGATCTGGGTGAAGCAGGGCTTCGCGCGATTGCAAGAATCACCAGGCGCGAAGGCGATGCCTGACCTTACGCTAGATCGCCTAGCGGAGATGAATAGGTTGATATAA
- the msrA gene encoding peptide-methionine (S)-S-oxide reductase MsrA, which translates to MNDNQQKATFAGGCFWCMVKPFEEQPGIISVVSGYMGGHTVNPTYNEVCSETTGHAEVVQITFDPAIYSYEKLLDTYWQQIDPTDAGGQFHDRGSSYRTAIFYHTEEQHAAAERSKDALQNSGRFSGPIVTEIVEASEFYPAEDYHQDYHHKNPLRYRMYRKGSGRDAFISKHWNTSKDREERRSKLTAIQYEVTQNSGTEPPFANEYWDFNGEGIYVDIVSGEPLFSSADKFDSNCGWPSFTKPLVDAHVKEKEDLSHRMVRTEVRSREADSHLGHVFDDGPGPTKLRYCINSAALRFIPKADMEREGYGHYLTFL; encoded by the coding sequence ATGAACGATAATCAACAAAAAGCGACTTTTGCGGGAGGCTGCTTCTGGTGCATGGTTAAGCCGTTCGAGGAACAACCAGGCATCATAAGCGTCGTTTCCGGCTACATGGGCGGCCATACGGTCAACCCGACATACAATGAGGTTTGCTCCGAGACGACGGGGCATGCCGAGGTCGTCCAAATTACGTTCGACCCAGCGATTTACTCCTACGAGAAGCTGCTCGATACGTACTGGCAGCAGATCGATCCGACGGACGCCGGCGGACAATTCCATGACCGCGGCAGCTCGTACCGCACTGCGATCTTCTACCACACCGAGGAGCAGCACGCCGCCGCCGAACGTTCAAAGGATGCGCTGCAGAACAGCGGCCGCTTCAGCGGTCCCATCGTAACCGAAATCGTCGAGGCGTCCGAATTCTATCCAGCGGAGGACTATCACCAGGATTACCATCACAAAAATCCGCTCCGGTACCGCATGTACCGTAAAGGCTCGGGCCGCGATGCCTTCATCTCGAAGCATTGGAACACGTCGAAGGACCGCGAAGAGCGCCGCAGCAAGCTGACGGCGATACAATACGAGGTAACGCAAAATAGCGGAACGGAGCCTCCGTTTGCCAACGAATATTGGGATTTCAACGGCGAAGGCATCTATGTCGACATCGTCTCCGGCGAACCCCTGTTCAGCTCGGCAGATAAGTTCGACTCGAACTGCGGCTGGCCGAGCTTCACGAAACCGCTTGTCGACGCGCATGTGAAGGAAAAGGAAGATCTTAGCCATCGCATGGTCCGCACGGAAGTGCGCAGCCGCGAAGCTGATTCGCATCTTGGCCATGTGTTCGATGACGGTCCTGGACCAACCAAGCTGCGCTACTGCATCAATTCGGCGGCGCTGCGGTTTATTCCGAAGGCAGATATGGAGCGGGAAGGGTACGGGCATTATCTGACGTTCCTGTAA
- a CDS encoding C40 family peptidase, giving the protein MTNMYRRLLKSILNVSLCTAIGITAIAAGTSIKANAATETSKKLIDYGEKYIGTPYLYGAVPYMTNAFDCSSFTQYIFDNFNISLPRTSIDQASEGKKIARGYLSMGDLVFFRTNGIGISHVAIYAGNNKILHSANKGVEISNMNTSYWKKSYVTARRVIS; this is encoded by the coding sequence ATGACAAACATGTATAGACGTTTACTCAAGAGCATTCTTAATGTAAGCCTTTGCACCGCGATCGGCATTACGGCAATCGCAGCAGGCACGAGCATCAAAGCGAACGCTGCAACGGAAACTTCCAAGAAATTAATTGACTACGGTGAAAAATACATAGGTACGCCATATCTATACGGTGCAGTGCCTTACATGACTAATGCGTTCGATTGTTCTTCGTTTACGCAATATATCTTCGATAATTTCAACATTTCGCTGCCCCGCACTTCCATTGATCAGGCATCCGAAGGCAAGAAGATTGCAAGAGGCTACCTGAGTATGGGCGATCTCGTATTCTTCCGAACGAATGGCATCGGCATCAGCCATGTTGCGATCTACGCAGGCAACAACAAGATTTTGCACAGCGCCAACAAAGGCGTCGAAATCTCCAATATGAATACAAGCTACTGGAAGAAGAGCTACGTGACAGCACGCCGCGTCATAAGCTAA
- a CDS encoding NUDIX domain-containing protein — protein sequence MTINFCSTCGSPLEERDVDGTTRKACTSPSCSFVHWGNYSIGVGALVLREEKVLLVRRAQEPGKGYWTNPGGYIEQNEFIHESIRREVKEETGVDAEVRGIVALRDLPRNIHNVYIAFAMDYVDGDPVPDETEVDAAGFYSMQEMETMNVAGFTRWLIDVALRAPGDGLTEDKEPIVSFDGYGLFRV from the coding sequence ATGACAATCAACTTTTGCTCAACCTGCGGCTCGCCGCTTGAAGAGCGCGACGTAGACGGAACGACCCGCAAAGCCTGCACATCGCCAAGCTGCAGCTTCGTGCATTGGGGAAATTACAGCATAGGCGTAGGCGCGCTTGTGCTAAGGGAAGAGAAGGTTCTTCTCGTACGCAGGGCGCAGGAGCCAGGGAAGGGTTACTGGACGAACCCGGGGGGTTACATCGAACAAAATGAATTCATTCATGAATCTATCCGCCGCGAAGTCAAGGAAGAAACAGGCGTAGATGCAGAAGTAAGAGGAATCGTTGCTCTCCGCGATTTGCCTAGGAACATCCATAATGTGTACATTGCGTTTGCGATGGACTATGTCGACGGCGATCCGGTGCCGGACGAAACAGAAGTCGACGCGGCCGGCTTCTACAGTATGCAGGAGATGGAAACGATGAATGTGGCCGGGTTTACACGCTGGCTAATCGATGTGGCCTTGCGTGCGCCGGGAGATGGATTGACCGAGGATAAGGAGCCGATCGTATCCTTCGACGGATACGGATTGTTTCGCGTATAA
- a CDS encoding immunoglobulin-like domain-containing protein yields MKKWAIVLLALSLFAFSSSTVWAHGNGNHDSGNHDNGKNNQLQACKEAQSRLNQVLMKTKNERTRAILKKMIAQFKAECEAGSSVSQQDVKKVADDKSALSIQFLGNDSANSVTLPVILPTAGKNGTSIQWTSSNPSVISNNGLTVNRSTQRDIAVDLTAVIRLNSASASKTFRVVVKGNYPQLTDSERVARDKAALSIVFGGSDNSGSVTQPFKELKSKGDNGSNITWLSSTPSVISSDGRTVNRPVNGNGDITVIFTAIIQSGSYSDVKIFTVTVKQALPDSQRVAADKAALQVDFGGSDSAVRVTRPLDSLTARGVNGSQITWTSSAPNVLSSDGKSLHRPAAGTGDSIVVLTAFLSSGAYSDVKVFILTVKPEYSAAEKVAADKSDLTVGFKDRDSASSVTQPLILPTQGYYGSTIVWYSSNPSVLSNNGTVLHRPSHGQGDTNITLTALINNSGAGDVRTFTVTVKQQ; encoded by the coding sequence ATGAAGAAATGGGCAATCGTCCTGCTTGCTCTGTCCCTGTTTGCTTTCAGCAGCAGCACCGTTTGGGCGCATGGGAACGGCAATCACGACAGCGGAAATCACGACAACGGCAAGAACAATCAGCTTCAAGCATGCAAAGAAGCGCAGTCACGTCTCAATCAAGTGCTAATGAAGACGAAGAACGAACGAACACGTGCGATTCTGAAGAAAATGATTGCGCAGTTCAAGGCGGAATGCGAGGCGGGCAGCAGTGTGTCGCAGCAGGACGTGAAGAAGGTTGCAGACGATAAGTCGGCGCTGTCGATTCAATTTCTAGGCAACGACTCGGCGAACAGCGTGACGCTTCCCGTCATTCTGCCGACAGCAGGGAAGAACGGCACTTCCATTCAATGGACGTCCAGCAACCCGTCAGTTATCTCGAATAACGGTTTGACTGTAAACCGGTCGACACAGCGGGATATTGCGGTCGATCTGACTGCCGTCATTCGATTGAACAGCGCCTCGGCGAGCAAAACGTTCAGAGTCGTCGTGAAAGGCAATTACCCGCAGTTGACAGACAGTGAGCGTGTTGCCAGAGACAAAGCGGCACTCAGCATCGTATTCGGCGGCTCGGACAACAGCGGCAGCGTAACACAGCCCTTCAAGGAGCTGAAGTCCAAGGGAGACAACGGCTCGAACATCACATGGCTTTCTTCCACACCTTCGGTTATTTCCAGTGATGGCAGAACAGTTAACCGCCCGGTGAACGGTAATGGAGATATCACCGTCATTTTTACAGCGATCATTCAGTCTGGTTCTTACAGCGATGTGAAGATATTCACGGTAACCGTAAAGCAGGCATTACCGGATTCGCAGCGAGTTGCAGCTGATAAAGCAGCGCTGCAAGTGGATTTCGGCGGCTCGGATTCCGCCGTCCGCGTAACGCGTCCTCTGGACAGCTTAACCGCGAGAGGCGTGAACGGCTCTCAAATTACGTGGACATCGAGTGCACCGAATGTGCTTTCGTCGGACGGCAAGTCGCTGCATCGTCCTGCCGCAGGCACTGGTGATTCGATTGTGGTGCTTACCGCATTCCTATCCAGTGGGGCATACTCGGATGTGAAGGTGTTCATTCTGACTGTGAAGCCGGAATATAGCGCGGCCGAGAAGGTTGCAGCCGACAAATCGGATCTGACCGTCGGGTTCAAGGATCGGGATTCGGCTTCGAGCGTGACGCAGCCGCTTATCCTGCCGACGCAAGGCTATTACGGCAGCACGATTGTCTGGTATTCAAGCAATCCGTCCGTGTTGTCCAACAACGGCACCGTCCTTCATCGTCCGTCACACGGTCAAGGCGATACGAACATTACGCTGACGGCTTTGATTAACAATAGCGGAGCCGGCGATGTCCGTACGTTTACGGTTACCGTTAAGCAGCAATAA
- a CDS encoding cell wall hydrolase codes for MLNRLKTTSVLFAGIAAAGSLVSFCPAVSAAAQPTLRAGSHGGDVADMQFRLQTLGYYKAPVTSTYSMITRNAVSKFQRACGLPGDGIAGPLTWRAIKKVTVNKADLAKLARIIYSESRGESYKGQVAVGAVVMNRLHSTKFPKTITNVIMAPSAFAAVQNGQYWLIPDAAAFQAARDAARGWDPTSEALYYYNPAASKSKWVLSLKVTAKIGNHVFAR; via the coding sequence ATGTTAAACAGACTGAAAACGACTTCCGTATTATTCGCAGGCATCGCAGCAGCGGGGAGCCTCGTCAGCTTCTGTCCTGCCGTCAGTGCGGCAGCGCAGCCGACGCTGCGGGCTGGCAGTCATGGCGGAGATGTAGCAGATATGCAGTTCAGGCTGCAGACGCTCGGCTATTACAAAGCACCGGTCACCTCCACATACAGCATGATCACGCGAAACGCGGTATCCAAATTTCAGCGCGCCTGCGGACTTCCCGGAGACGGCATCGCCGGACCGCTGACGTGGCGAGCGATCAAGAAGGTCACCGTCAATAAAGCAGATCTGGCCAAACTAGCGCGCATTATCTATTCCGAATCCCGCGGAGAATCCTACAAAGGCCAAGTCGCCGTTGGGGCAGTCGTGATGAACCGCCTGCATTCGACTAAGTTTCCGAAGACGATCACGAATGTCATTATGGCGCCTTCTGCCTTCGCGGCGGTACAGAACGGGCAGTACTGGCTCATTCCGGATGCTGCGGCGTTCCAGGCTGCCAGAGATGCGGCACGCGGCTGGGATCCTACGTCGGAGGCGCTTTATTACTATAATCCGGCTGCTTCCAAATCAAAGTGGGTCTTATCGCTGAAGGTGACGGCGAAGATCGGGAATCATGTGTTTGCACGTTAA
- a CDS encoding ABC transporter ATP-binding protein produces the protein MTKIVEAKRLTKAYGKFTAVNEISFTIEANKIYGLLGRNGAGKTTVMHMITAQLFPSSGELQVFGEAPYENNAVLRQTCFVKESQKYPDSFRVVDVLATAALFFPNWDADLAKRLIGDFNLPVKRRVKKLSRGMLSSVGIIIGLASRAPLTIFDEPYLGLDAVARGIFYDRLMEDYALYPRTVILSTHLIDEVSRLLEHIIVIDNGRILLDEEADLLRGRAYTVTGPAAKVDAYTSGREIIHLEMLGGFRSATVFGSLGAVDQRKAEERGLEFTPVTIQQLIVYLTNRKAGQKEEMRA, from the coding sequence ATGACGAAGATTGTTGAGGCCAAGCGGCTGACGAAGGCTTATGGAAAATTCACCGCCGTTAACGAGATCAGCTTCACGATCGAGGCGAATAAGATTTACGGTCTGCTCGGCCGCAACGGCGCCGGTAAAACGACCGTCATGCATATGATTACGGCACAGCTGTTTCCGTCGAGCGGCGAGCTGCAGGTATTCGGCGAAGCGCCTTATGAGAACAATGCGGTGCTGCGGCAGACCTGCTTCGTGAAGGAGAGCCAGAAGTATCCGGACAGCTTCCGAGTCGTGGATGTCCTGGCAACAGCGGCATTGTTTTTCCCGAATTGGGATGCAGATTTAGCGAAGCGGCTGATCGGCGATTTCAATTTGCCGGTGAAGCGCAGAGTGAAGAAGCTCTCCCGGGGAATGCTTTCCTCCGTCGGCATTATTATCGGGCTTGCCAGCCGGGCGCCGCTTACGATATTCGATGAGCCGTACCTTGGACTGGACGCTGTTGCGCGGGGGATCTTCTACGACAGGCTGATGGAGGATTATGCGCTATATCCGAGAACCGTCATTCTGTCCACGCATCTAATCGACGAGGTCAGCCGGCTGCTGGAGCATATCATTGTCATCGACAACGGACGTATCCTGCTTGATGAGGAAGCCGATCTGCTTCGGGGCCGCGCATACACGGTGACCGGACCTGCTGCGAAGGTCGACGCTTACACGAGCGGCCGGGAGATTATTCATCTGGAAATGCTGGGCGGCTTCCGATCTGCAACGGTATTTGGCAGCCTTGGGGCTGTCGATCAGCGCAAGGCCGAGGAGCGGGGCCTTGAATTCACGCCAGTCACGATCCAGCAGCTGATCGTCTATCTCACCAACCGCAAAGCAGGGCAGAAGGAGGAGATGCGCGCATGA